AGACCGACAAATAAAATGGGCCCGTAGCCTTTCATAATCTCATATATTTCGTAGTCTACTGATGTAATTTCATATCTTGGCAGTTCCTTGTACAGCTTTTCAGAGGCAGCCATTACCCTTTCCTCTCCATCTGTTGCCTGCCAGGCGTAATAGCTTTCCTGAAACTCTGGTTCAGGAAGCTTTTGATAGTCTACATCTGACACGATAAAATAGGAATCTGTTGCCGGCAGTGCTTTCGAATGAATGACTTCCTTTGGCTTTAAAACAGTGCCGGACTTCAGTGTAATCGTTTCATTCAGGAGTTCCTTCGTTTGCCCGAAGTTGGTCCCTTCAAACTCAACTGTCATTACTTGCCCGTCTTTTAAGTCAATCGGATCTTCGTCAATGAGCGCGGCAAAGCGGTTAAAATCGGATTGACCCGCAATCAGAATGGAATCCTCGCCAACTTCAAAGTAGCGTAAAATAGTATGCTCCGAATCCGCTTCAATCTTTTCTTCCTTTAACGTTTGATTGATAAACTCAACATTCTTCACTTCATTTTCTTCAGAAGTTTTATAGGAAAACGTTGTGGAATTGACATTTTTTATGTTTGAGGTCAGCACGGTTTGAAAACCGAATAAAGAACCAATTGCACTGAACGCAACTGTTGAAACCATCGCAACCATGAAGAAGGTTCGCGCATTATCCTTCATGCGAAAGGCCAGATCTGAAAACAGCAGCATATTGGTCTTAAACCAAAAAACACGTTCATTCTTCTTTAATCTTCTAATAATATAAACACTTAATTGCGTAAATAACAGGTAGGTGCCAATGCAGACAACGATGATCACCGGCACCATTGCCGCTACAACGACTAACCCTTTTGCGATTAGTGCAACAGCATACCCCGCACCTAATAATAGGACAGCCAGCATCGTTAAGAAAAGATTTGCTTTTGGCTCACCCTTTGACATTTTATTTCCCTTTATTAATTCAATCAGCTTTTTGCTGCGCAGTACATACGTCACAAATAAGGAGATAAAGAAAAATAAAATAATAAAAGAAATGAAGGTGATCAGGATGGCCTTCACTGGAAAATAAAAAGACAGTGCCCGCTCAATAATCAGCACATTTTCAGCCAGCAGCAAAATCGCCTTTGCAAATACAACACCGAGGAGGATTCCGCTTAGGGTTGCCAGAAAGCCAATCAGCATATTTTCCAAAAACACCATGAGACGAATCTGTTTCATGGACATGCCCTGCATCATTAATAACCCAAACTCTTTTTTCCGGGACTGCAGAAAAGAACTCATAGAATATAAAACAAAAAAGAACGAAAACACATAGATAATGCCTGCTGCTGCATTCATTCCCTTCGTTACAGTTGAGTTCATGCCATCCCCGCTTAATGCTGGATGATTCGCAAAAATCGAGAAGGTAAAGAAGACCATAACTGTAAATAAACTGCTGAGGAAGTAGGCTGCATATAAGCGTTTGTTCCGTATGACGTTATTAAACGCGAACTGACGAAAGGTCATGTGCATCCCCTCCAAGCAAAGAAAGTGTATCGATGATCTTCTGGAAAAAGGCCTGGCGGTTATCACCGCGGTGAATCTCCGAATAGAATTTTCCGTCGCGGATAAAAATGACCCTGTTGCAATAGCTCGCGGCCTGCGCATCATGTGTGACGAGCATCATGGTTGTCTTCTCAGTCTTATTAATCGACTCAAGCATTTCCATTACATCTTTGGAAGACTTGGAATCCAAATTCCCTGTAGGTTCATCCGCCAGCAGCAGCTTCGGCGTATGAATCATCGCTCTAGCCACAGCGGCTCTTTGCGCCTGTCCGCCTGATATTTCATACGTCCGCTTTTTCATAATGCCTGTAATTCC
This window of the Cytobacillus pseudoceanisediminis genome carries:
- a CDS encoding FtsX-like permease family protein, which encodes MTFRQFAFNNVIRNKRLYAAYFLSSLFTVMVFFTFSIFANHPALSGDGMNSTVTKGMNAAAGIIYVFSFFFVLYSMSSFLQSRKKEFGLLMMQGMSMKQIRLMVFLENMLIGFLATLSGILLGVVFAKAILLLAENVLIIERALSFYFPVKAILITFISFIILFFFISLFVTYVLRSKKLIELIKGNKMSKGEPKANLFLTMLAVLLLGAGYAVALIAKGLVVVAAMVPVIIVVCIGTYLLFTQLSVYIIRRLKKNERVFWFKTNMLLFSDLAFRMKDNARTFFMVAMVSTVAFSAIGSLFGFQTVLTSNIKNVNSTTFSYKTSEENEVKNVEFINQTLKEEKIEADSEHTILRYFEVGEDSILIAGQSDFNRFAALIDEDPIDLKDGQVMTVEFEGTNFGQTKELLNETITLKSGTVLKPKEVIHSKALPATDSYFIVSDVDYQKLPEPEFQESYYAWQATDGEERVMAASEKLYKELPRYEITSVDYEIYEIMKGYGPILFVGLFIGIVFFVSAGSFLYFRLYMDLDEDKQKFRSISKMGLTEKELKKVLNRQTMILFFAPILVALIHGAVALTALSNLFYFNLFKESVAVLSVFLAIQVVYFFIVRFFYTKQIKASI